A single Elaeis guineensis isolate ETL-2024a chromosome 15, EG11, whole genome shotgun sequence DNA region contains:
- the LOC105057919 gene encoding truncated FRIGIDA-like protein 1, with protein sequence MATADLAEAIKAIPLKKEELRKAFEALQSFSPAIASFTLKWRDLEDHFSSIERSIDLRLKELESKSISATPSPPAAAVVKAEANADGEAEVLSRPELRSLCIKMDGVGLRSYIVENRKDLPMIKNALDAAIRLASDPAKLVLDAMDGFYRPKSEGEKEGNLQAIRRTCLNLLERLRVVAPEIKPSVREKAKELAVEWKGKILDGAENVLAFLQLVASYGLASDFNRDEILDLLISVSRRKQALDLCKSLGVMENMADLIGGLNSKGRQLDAVKFIHALNLMDKYPPVPILKAYLKESKKAAQEVRKKGNNSIKSQNEAIVKELAALKAVIGAIKEYKLESEYSCETLKKRIAQLEQQKAGTKRKATAAVAAVDSSSNAEKQQQYSNKRPRSTIKTPAAESQSCVPLVQNQSQLGLIHNAPYMGSAGLYARPISGDFYGHPGPSISGTHLGLHSGSSVPAASLGLGGNHLRRSYLYPSESLAGSSLYDRPATYGGRPLSPYGSSLYPYDMGMNM encoded by the exons ATGGCTACGGCGGACCTCGCTGAGGCCATCAAAGCGATCCCCTTGAAGAAGGAGGAGCTGCGAAAGGCCTTCGAAGCCCTCCAATCCTTCTCCCCGGCCATCGCCTCGTTTACCCTCAAATGGAGGGACCTCGAAGACCACTTCTCCTCCATCGAGAGATCCATCGATCTTCGCCTTAAGGAGCTCGAATCTAAGTCCATCTCTGCCACCCCGTCCCCTCCGGCGGCTGCCGTGGTCAAGGCCGAGGCCAACGCCGATGGCGAGGCCGAGGTTCTCTCTCGGCCGGAGCTCAGATCCCTCTGTATCAAGATGGACGGCGTTGGGTTGAGGTCATACATCGTCGAGAACCGCAAGGATCTCCCAATGATTAAGAACGCGCTCGACGCCGCCATCCGGTTGGCTTCGGACCCGGCCAAGCTGGTCTTGGACGCCATGGATGGGTTCTACCGCCCGAAATCGGAGGGGGAGAAGGAGGGGAATCTCCAGGCGATCAGGAGGACGTGCCTCAATCTTTTGGAGCGCCTCCGGGTGGTGGCGCCGGAAATCAAGCCTTCGGTTAGGGAAAAGGCGAAGGAACTGGCGGTGGAGTGGAAGGGGAAGATCTTGGATGGTGCAGAAAATGTTCTAGCTTTTTTGCAGCTCGTGGCTTCGTACGGGTTGGCTTCGGATTTCAATAGGGATGAGATTTTGGATCTCTTAATTTCCGTATCGAGAAGGAAGCAAGCTCTCGATCTCTGTAAGAGTCTTGGAGTCATGGAGAACATGGCCG ATCTCATTGGGGGCTTGAATAGCAAGGGCAGACAACTTGATGCTGTCAAATTTATCCATGCTTTGAATCTTATGGATAAATACCCTCCAGTGCCTATCTTGAAAGCCTACCTAAAAGAATCCAAGAAGGCTGCTCAAGAAGTACGAAAGAAAGGAAATAATTCTATTAAGTCACAG AATGAGGCCATTGTGAAAGAGCTGGCTGCTCTTAAGGCAGTGATTGGAGCTATTAAGGAGTACAAGCTGGAATCAGAATATTCATGTGAGACTCTTAAGAAGCGTATTGCTCAGTTGGAGCAACAAAAGGCAGGCACAAAGCGAAAGGCAACAGCTGCTGTTGCTgctgttgactcgagttcaaatGCTGAGAAGCAGCAGCAGTACTCCAACAAGCGGCCTCGGTCAACAATTAAAACACCTGCTGCTGAATCTCAGTCTTGTGTCCCCCTTGTTCAAAACCAGTCTCAGTTGGGATTGATACACAATGCTCCATACATGGGATCGGCTGGGTTGTATGCCCGTCCTATCTCTGGAGATTTTTATGGTCATCCAGGCCCAAGTATATCTGGAACTCACTTGGGGCTGCATTCAGGCTCAAGCGTACCTGCAGCTTCTTTGGGTCTGGGGGGAAACCATTTGCGAAGGTCATATCTTTACCCATCGGAGTCCCTTGCTGGCTCCAGCCTATATGATAGGCCAGCTACCTATGGTGGTCGCCCTCTTTCTCCTTATGGCTCCTCTCTTTACCCGTATGATATGGGGATGAATATGTGA